From Phycodurus eques isolate BA_2022a chromosome 1, UOR_Pequ_1.1, whole genome shotgun sequence, one genomic window encodes:
- the aar2 gene encoding protein AAR2 homolog: MASSSRVDMDPDVARRLFEEGATLVLLGVPQGTEFGIDCKSWQVGPRFRGVKMIPPGLHFVNYCSVNPPSCGGEIGPKTGLFLSLKPRDILLANWDPKEEDLDFSASQNEEEVSRIRANLQDLDPYLGPYPYEVMRKWVSLTDHLSEELANSLQPLSGVVRAYSDVVPEVEFRHTEDRAQQPRNDTACQTMREGLDRLPKMKHREGTQLRFSVIPEKTYPPGATPAQITQCSLDFTYALESVLDKNHQQKPLNLLGELQFAFVIFLMGNAYEGFEHWKRLLSLLCRAEAAMQKHKELYLGLIAVLYHQLGEIPPDFFVDIVSQNNFLTSTLQDFFQFASGPGVDAALRKRAEKFKAHLTKKFSWDFDADMDDCAPVVVDLPEGFTVD, encoded by the exons ATGGCTAGCAGTAGCCGTGTAGACATGGATCCTGATGTTGCTCGGAGGCTGTTTGAGGAGGGGGCCACCCTGGTGCTGCTGGGAGTCCCTCAGGGCACAGAGTTTGGCATTGACTGCAAGAGTTGGCAGGTTGGTCCCCGCTTTCGGGGTGTTAAGATGATCCCCCCGGGGCTGCACTTCGTCAACTACTGCTCTGTCAATCCACCGAGCTGTGGAGGGGAAATTGGCCCCAAGACAGGCCTGTTCCTCAGTCTCAAACCTAGAGACATCCTGTTGGCTAACTGGGACCCCAAAGAAGAGGATCTGGACTTTTCTGCCTCCCAGAATGAGGAGGAAGTGAGCAGAATCAGAGCGAATCTGCAGGATCTGGACCCATACCTCGGACCTTATCCTTATGAGGTGATGAGGAAGTGGGTGTCCCTCACGGACCATCTGAGTGAGGAGTTGGCCAACAGCTTGCAGCCTCTCTCAGGTGTAGTACGCGCCTACAGCGACGTGGTCCCCGAGGTCGAGTTCAGACACACCGAGGACCGGGCCCAGCAGCCCAGGAACGACACAGCCTGCCAAACCATGAGGGAGGGGCTGGACAGGCTCCCCAAGATGAAACACAGGGAGGGGACACAGTTGCGCTTCTCTGTCATCCCGGAGAAGACTTACCCACCTGGCGCCACGCCCGCCCAGATCACACAGTGCAGCCTGGACTTCACCTATGCCCTGGAGTCTGTGCTCGACAAGAACCACCAGCAGAAGCCTCTGAACCTGTTAG GTGAGCTGCAATTTGCCTTTGTGATTTTCCTGATGGGAAACGCGTATGAGGGCTTTGAGCACTGGAAGCGCCTTCTGAGCCTGCTGTGTCGAGCGGAGGCGGCCATGCAGAAGCACAAGGAGCTCTACCTGGGGCTCATCGCCGTGCTCTACCACCAGCTGGGAGAAATCCCTCCGGACTTCTTTGTGGACATTGTGTCTCAAAACAACTTCCTCACCTCCACACTGCAG GACTTTTTCCAGTTCGCCAGCGGGCCTGGAGTGGACGCAGCGCTCCGCAAGAGAGCGGAGAAGTTCAAAGCCCACCTGACCAAGAAGTTTTCCTGGGATTTCGACGCAGACATGGATGATTGCGCCCCTGTGGTGGTGGATCTTCCCGAGGGTTTTACTGTGGACTGA